The sequence below is a genomic window from Cryobacterium arcticum.
GGCCGTCGCCGACGTCGAGCATGCCGGTGTCGTACGGTTCGATCTCGGGGTAGAACTCTCTCATGTCTCGAGCCTACGGCCCGGCCCCGGGGCAGGTCGGAGGCTCGCGGCGCACCTGCTCGAGGCGCGCCGCGAGCATCCGCCGCGCCTTAGGCGTCCCGACGTTTGAGCAGCACTGCCGCCCCGGCGAGCGAGACGGCCACCCAGCCGAGCACGATCAGGATGTTCTGCCACGGCTCCATCGAATCGCTACCGGCGAAGATCGCGGTGCCGGCGTTGGAGAGGATGTACGGCAACAGGTCGGCCGCCCAGTCCGCCGGGATGAGCTGGAACACGGTGGGCAGCAACAGGATGACGCCGAGTGTCGCGGCGATACCGCCCGCGCTGCTGCGCAGGATCGTGCCCATACCCAACGCGAAGACGGCCACCAGCGACAGATACAGCGCGGCACCCAGCAGCGGAAGGAAGAGGTCGGGGTCGGCCAGACTGGCCGAGAGGCCTTTGCCGGCCAGGATCGGCGACGCCACCAGGTACGAGCCGACAACGCTGACCAAGCCCACGACGTAGGTGCAGACGAACAGCACGATGGCCTTGGCGGCCAGCATGGGCAACCGGCGGGGCACCGCGGTCAGGCTGGACCGCACCATGCCGGTGCTGTACTCGC
It includes:
- a CDS encoding ABC transporter permease subunit; the encoded protein is MTSTVTPTTPFAPAFVVSGAPLSFAGLLRSEWIKLRTVRSTIWSYATVIVISLGMALLMSSTLNLEGTQVPESEQGSWIIQVSTFGIIFGQLVVGVLGVLSISGEYSTGMVRSSLTAVPRRLPMLAAKAIVLFVCTYVVGLVSVVGSYLVASPILAGKGLSASLADPDLFLPLLGAALYLSLVAVFALGMGTILRSSAGGIAATLGVILLLPTVFQLIPADWAADLLPYILSNAGTAIFAGSDSMEPWQNILIVLGWVAVSLAGAAVLLKRRDA